One genomic window of Candidatus Polarisedimenticolia bacterium includes the following:
- a CDS encoding DMT family transporter, with translation APFIGLVHEAHMTHPAPARRLGLDMNDLGLLAVVLIWGLNLPLVKIALVQVDPMAFNGVRFSLAILTLLLLLRWYGETYRTTVSDGWKLAGLGLLGQTAYQICFIEGLARTTASHTALIFGVTPVLVAFLTFMLGHEHVPPLAWAGAVLAFAGEYIIIAGKPPVEGPLPTLQGDLS, from the coding sequence GGCACCTTTCATCGGTCTCGTTCACGAGGCTCACATGACCCACCCGGCCCCTGCCCGTCGTCTCGGCCTGGACATGAACGATTTGGGGCTCCTCGCCGTCGTGCTGATCTGGGGGCTGAACCTTCCGCTGGTCAAGATAGCGCTGGTCCAGGTGGACCCGATGGCCTTCAATGGGGTGCGCTTTTCCCTGGCGATCCTGACCTTGCTCCTGTTGCTTCGATGGTACGGCGAGACCTACAGGACGACGGTCAGCGACGGATGGAAGCTCGCCGGTTTAGGCCTGCTCGGGCAGACCGCCTATCAGATCTGCTTCATCGAGGGGCTCGCCAGGACCACCGCATCGCACACCGCGCTCATCTTCGGCGTCACGCCGGTTCTCGTCGCTTTCCTGACCTTCATGCTTGGCCATGAGCACGTGCCGCCCCTGGCCTGGGCGGGAGCGGTGCTGGCGTTCGCAGGCGAGTACATCATCATTGCCGGCAAGCCGCCCGTGGAAGGCCCCCTGCCGACGCTGCAAGGCGACCTCTCCTGA
- a CDS encoding VOC family protein: MKIFGAHVLLYSLDPGADREFFRDVLELRGVDAGHGWMIFALPPAEVAVHPIEGDAPRSIGDPPMLGGHLYLMCDDLKAVIAALKSKKIKYSPILKAPWGSYTTIRLPSGGHIGLYQPSHPVAIKRKAARPESSKPDRIGSSKTTEKKRGRK, translated from the coding sequence ATGAAAATCTTCGGAGCGCACGTTCTTCTCTACAGCCTCGACCCCGGTGCCGATCGGGAGTTCTTCCGCGATGTCCTCGAGCTGCGAGGCGTCGACGCCGGCCATGGCTGGATGATCTTCGCCCTGCCGCCCGCCGAGGTCGCCGTCCACCCCATCGAGGGCGATGCGCCGAGAAGCATCGGCGACCCGCCGATGCTCGGAGGCCATCTCTACCTCATGTGCGATGACCTGAAAGCCGTCATCGCAGCCCTGAAGTCCAAGAAGATAAAGTACTCGCCCATCCTGAAGGCTCCGTGGGGCAGCTACACCACCATTCGCCTCCCCAGCGGCGGCCACATCGGCCTCTACCAGCCGAGCCATCCGGTCGCCATCAAACGCAAGGCGGCGCGCCCCGAATCGTCCAAGCCGGACCGCATCGGCTCCTCGAAGACCACAGAAAAAAAGCGGGGACGGAAGTAG